The genomic region GGGTGAGGCTGCAACCCTCAGCTGGACTTCGGCCAACGCGAGCAACTGCATCATCGAGCCGGGTGTCGGGCCGGTGCCGACGGCCGGGACCCTCACCATCACGCCTAACGACGATGCGCTCTACACCCTGACCTGCACGGGCCCCGGCGGCATTGCAAAAAGCGAGGCCAAAGTGGCGGTGACCGCCCCTGCGCCGGTCCCGGTTCCGGCGGTGGTGCAGCCCGAGGCGGCCCCGGTCAAGCTGTGCCAGCCGGCGGTGATCAACATCCAGTTCGACACCAACAAGTCAGACATCAAGCCCAAGTACCATGACGAGCTGAAGGTGCTGGCCGACTTCCTGAAGGAGTTCCCGAACGCCACCGGGACCATCGAGGGGCACACCGACAGCGTCGGCGACAAGGCCGCCAACATGAAGCTCTCCCAGCGTCGGGCCGACAGCGTCAGGAAGTACCTGGTCGACAAGTTCGGCATCGCGCCGGAGCGGGTCAAGGCAGTGGGCTATGGCCCGACCAAGCCGGTAGCCGACAACAAGACCGCGGCAGGAAAGCAGAAGAACCGCCGCATCGAGTCTAACTTCCGCTGCGACTAAAAGAGCCTGAGCTGGTCTGAAAAGGAAAAGGCGCCCCTCGAATTTCGAGGGGCGCCTTTTTCGTCGAGCCTTACTTCCCTGCCAGTTCCTCGACCACCTTCCCGAGTCCCGGCACCACCCGCGCCAGTCGGTCGTAATCTATCTTCTCATAAGTGTCGGTGGGTTGGTGGTAGTGGGGGTAGCGGTAAAGGGCGGTGTCGGTGACCATCAGCGCC from Citrifermentans bremense harbors:
- a CDS encoding OmpA family protein — translated: MKREKLIGKAFLLVALGAAGTLSGCASYEVNNGRGNIPGYWIRYEMQEADRAIEAARADGKAALCPDEFKEAEAAKNNAYDVFRACHTEEGAALAKQATAKAKALCPPRPAQPAPKPVVAPPPPPPAPAPEAPTDTLLINPGSVVKGEAATLSWTSANASNCIIEPGVGPVPTAGTLTITPNDDALYTLTCTGPGGIAKSEAKVAVTAPAPVPVPAVVQPEAAPVKLCQPAVINIQFDTNKSDIKPKYHDELKVLADFLKEFPNATGTIEGHTDSVGDKAANMKLSQRRADSVRKYLVDKFGIAPERVKAVGYGPTKPVADNKTAAGKQKNRRIESNFRCD